From the genome of Methanofastidiosum sp.:
AAGTTGGTAAAAGGTGGTATTTTCTTATTCACAATGGAGTATTGGGTGAAAGGATGAGAGAAATAGCGGAAAATTTTGGAGCGAATAAACTTACAGATGTCAAAGTTGATTCTGAGTTGTTTTTGAGATGCATTACGGCACAAATTCGGCAGGGGGAAAAACTGGTTGATGCAATTAAATCTGCCACGTATGAAGTGTCTAATGTTGGAGACTATGCCTTTGCACTCCTAACAAGCGAAGGCATTTATCTATGGAGAAATGAATATAGACCACTATCAGTGTTCTACCACAAAAATAATATCTTTTTTGCATCTACAATGGAAATGTGGAAGAATGCTCTGGAAATAGCTGGAGTTGAGCAGGAAAAGATTGTTTACACAGAAATTGAGCCACATCAGCTATATATCCTGAAGATTAACAAAGGAAAACCTGCAGTCTTTCGGATTTGTGAAATTCCGCACAAAACACACAAAAGAGAATTAGAAAGACTCAATTACAGCTATTATACCAGCATTTTGAGTGAAAACGGTAAAAATGGCAATAAAAAAGCCAAAAAGAAAAATAAGGAGAAAGAAGACCCGAGATATAATCCATTCTTGTTTGGCGAGTTTGCAAATGACGATGAAGAAGAGACACACATTTTCTCTGGGGACAAATCACCTAGAGAAATGACTACAAGGGAAATAGAGCGAGAAATAGAAATACTTGAAGAATACTACTACGATGGGAACTTATCTATTTCAGAACAAGTTGAAGTTGAAAGAAGGTTGCAGGAACTTTATTACGAATTAAATGTAAGAAATACGTTTGTAGACGATGAAGAGGAGGCAGAAAATGTTGAGCCTTTCTGAAATTTTAAGAGAAGAGATGATTGACTTTTTAAAAAATAATTTATACCGAACGCATATCCCAAGTAGAACAAAATGTTTTGGTTTTTTTGATGGGGAAGATTTAATAGGTGTTGCTGGGCTGTACAAAACAGCCTGGCACACCACTGAAATTAGAGGGGTGTGTATTAGGGAAGGCAAAAGAGGCAATGGCTATGGGACAAAATTAATAGCAGAACTATTAAAGCTTGTTGATACTCCACTTGTTGCAGCAACAGTGGTAAAAGAAAACATTGCCTCTTTAAAAGCCTTCCAAACGAATGGATTTCAGTTGGTTACTGTATTTTTAAGCTTTAGTACAAAGCATGAAGTTGTTTTTTTGATTAAAAATTTAACAGGAGGATAATATGGGGTATATAGTAATTAAAACCAAAGAAAATAAAAAAATTACAATAACAAATGATTTTAATTATATTTTTTTGATTTCCGACGGACCAAAAAAACTTCCCGTTGAAAGGCTTTTTCACATACTCGAACAGCATGGAGAAAAAGTAACAACTGAAGAAATTAAAAAATTAACTTTTAAATTTAGAAATTAAAGGAGGCTATTATGACAAAAAAAGAAAAAATTACAAAAAATTACAATGAATGGAAAAAGCAAAGAGAAGATGAAATAGGGTTTTATTGTTTTGTAAAACTACTATGCGATTCCTGTGGGAAAAGATGGGTAGAACATGTAAAACAAACTCTTCCCCCTTGCCCTTATTGTGGGGGAGAGGAAATTTTTGAATATGAAACTATATCTGTTGGATAGGTATAAAAAACATGTGAACTACCTGCTACTGAAGTAGCAGGCTTCCTGCTTCATAGGATACTACTGTACCCTCCACAGGCATGTAGGTTCGGACCGTTCCAGCCCTACCTGTTATCTTTAGTCCTTCTTTTAGTAAATTTAAAGATGCATTAATATCTCTATCGTGTTCAGTTTTACAAACAGGACAAATCCATTTCCTGTCCGACAAGCTTAGTTCGCCATTTCGATATCCACATACT
Proteins encoded in this window:
- a CDS encoding GNAT family N-acetyltransferase; this encodes MLSLSEILREEMIDFLKNNLYRTHIPSRTKCFGFFDGEDLIGVAGLYKTAWHTTEIRGVCIREGKRGNGYGTKLIAELLKLVDTPLVAATVVKENIASLKAFQTNGFQLVTVFLSFSTKHEVVFLIKNLTGG